A single region of the Nocardioides sp. W7 genome encodes:
- a CDS encoding RidA family protein, producing the protein MATPEERLAELGLSIPEVPTPVAAYVPAVRSGHQVFTSGQLPMRDGELMAVGKVGGEVTAEEAYACAQQCALNAIAAVRSVVGDLSQVKRVVKVVAFVASTPDFTGQPGVANGASELLGKVFGDAGIHARSAVGVPALPLDAPVEVEILVEI; encoded by the coding sequence ATGGCGACCCCGGAGGAGCGCCTGGCGGAGCTGGGCCTGAGCATCCCCGAGGTGCCGACGCCGGTGGCGGCGTACGTCCCCGCGGTCCGCTCCGGCCACCAGGTCTTCACCTCGGGCCAGCTGCCGATGCGCGACGGCGAGCTGATGGCGGTCGGCAAGGTCGGCGGCGAGGTCACGGCCGAGGAGGCCTACGCGTGCGCCCAGCAGTGTGCGCTCAACGCGATCGCGGCGGTGCGGAGCGTCGTCGGTGACCTGTCACAGGTGAAGCGCGTGGTGAAGGTGGTCGCGTTCGTCGCCTCGACCCCCGACTTCACCGGTCAGCCCGGCGTCGCCAACGGTGCCTCCGAGCTGCTCGGCAAGGTCTTCGGCGACGCCGGGATCCACGCCCGCTCGGCCGTCGGCGTCCCCGCCCTCCCGCTCGACGCGCCCGTCGAGGTCGAGATCCTGGTCGAGATCTAG
- a CDS encoding ABC transporter ATP-binding protein — protein sequence MTQTALPSTSTAAASARGLTRTYGRGDAQVHALRGVDLDLPAGRFTAIMGPSGSGKSTLMHCLAGLDQPTSGTVTVAGQGLEAMTDDQLTIFRRGHLGFVFQSFNLLPMLTAGQNILLPLELAGRPADRERYEMLTATLGLDDRLGHRPGELSGGQQQRVAIARALITSPAIVFADEPTGNLDSESSAEVLAVLRRSVRELGQTVVMVTHELDAAAYADDVVVIADGTVRAHLVDPTADELVATLRGER from the coding sequence ATGACGCAGACAGCCCTCCCCTCCACCTCCACCGCCGCGGCCAGTGCTCGCGGCCTGACCCGCACCTACGGCCGCGGCGACGCGCAGGTGCACGCGCTGCGCGGCGTCGACCTGGACCTCCCCGCGGGCCGGTTCACGGCGATCATGGGGCCCTCGGGGTCCGGCAAGTCGACCCTCATGCACTGCCTCGCGGGTCTCGACCAGCCCACGTCCGGGACCGTCACCGTCGCCGGTCAGGGCCTGGAGGCGATGACCGACGACCAGCTCACGATCTTCCGGCGCGGGCACCTCGGCTTCGTCTTCCAGTCCTTCAACCTGCTGCCGATGCTGACCGCGGGACAGAACATCCTGCTGCCGCTCGAGCTGGCGGGGCGGCCGGCCGACCGCGAGCGCTACGAGATGCTCACGGCCACCCTGGGCCTTGACGACCGGCTCGGGCACCGACCCGGCGAGCTCTCCGGCGGCCAGCAGCAGCGGGTGGCGATCGCCCGCGCGCTGATCACCAGCCCGGCGATCGTCTTCGCCGACGAGCCCACCGGCAACCTGGACAGTGAGTCGTCCGCGGAGGTGCTGGCCGTCCTGCGCCGCTCGGTGCGCGAGCTCGGCCAGACCGTCGTCATGGTGACCCACGAGCTGGACGCCGCGGCGTACGCCGACGACGTCGTGGTGATCGCCGACGGCACCGTCCGCGCCCACCTGGTCGACCCCACCGCCGACGAGCTGGTCGCGACGCTGCGGGGCGAGCGATGA
- a CDS encoding DUF4177 domain-containing protein — translation MTKWEYLTAPILTHAAKQILDNFGADGWELVQVAPGMSPENLVGYFKRPLAG, via the coding sequence ATGACCAAGTGGGAGTACCTCACCGCGCCGATCCTGACGCACGCGGCCAAGCAGATCCTCGACAACTTCGGCGCCGACGGGTGGGAGCTCGTGCAGGTCGCACCGGGCATGAGCCCCGAGAACCTCGTCGGCTACTTCAAGCGCCCGCTGGCGGGCTGA
- a CDS encoding response regulator transcription factor, whose product MSEPDLVNAPIRVFLVDDQQMVRAGFTMLVDSQPDLQVVGEAGDGAAALALLAVTRADVVLMDVRMPRMDGVEATRLLAARPDAPRVIVLTTFDLDEYAFAAIKAGAAAFLLKDAAPHDLLNAIRSVHAGDAVVAPSTTRRLLEHFAAALPDPAAPALENLRLVGLTEREREVLVLVGRGLSNTELAAHLVVAEATVKTHVSRLLAKTGSRDRVQLVVLAYEAGLVG is encoded by the coding sequence GTGAGCGAACCTGATCTCGTCAACGCGCCCATCCGGGTCTTCCTCGTCGACGACCAGCAGATGGTCCGCGCCGGGTTCACGATGCTCGTCGACAGCCAGCCCGACCTGCAGGTGGTCGGCGAGGCCGGCGACGGCGCCGCGGCGCTCGCGCTGCTCGCGGTCACCCGGGCCGACGTGGTGCTGATGGACGTCCGGATGCCGCGGATGGACGGCGTCGAGGCGACCCGGCTGCTGGCCGCCCGCCCGGACGCGCCGCGGGTGATCGTGCTGACGACCTTCGACCTCGACGAGTACGCCTTCGCCGCCATCAAGGCCGGCGCGGCCGCCTTCCTGCTCAAGGACGCCGCCCCGCACGACCTGCTCAACGCCATCCGATCCGTGCACGCGGGTGACGCCGTCGTCGCCCCCAGCACCACCCGGCGGCTGCTGGAGCACTTCGCCGCTGCCCTGCCCGACCCTGCTGCTCCGGCCCTCGAGAATCTGCGCCTGGTCGGACTCACGGAGCGCGAGCGCGAGGTACTGGTCCTGGTCGGCCGGGGCCTCTCCAACACCGAGCTGGCCGCGCACCTCGTCGTCGCCGAGGCGACCGTGAAGACCCACGTGAGCCGGCTGCTCGCCAAGACCGGCTCGCGCGACCGGGTCCAGCTCGTCGTGCTCGCCTACGAGGCCGGGCTGGTCGGCTGA
- a CDS encoding histidine kinase, producing MDSDRQPWRLDERRRRWFDLGLIGVLLLPVPLLGVSIGLASAGFSLAQIAPLAVRRRWPVAVFAAVAVASALQALVIDEPVWGQVAFPVAVYSVARFSRALPAAVALAVGICGAMVASYDWLLEFDQLTPTAFVSYVLFIAAIVATAWALGTLGRTRAAYVAALVERGEQIRREAAQQIELAAGDERSRIAREMHDVVAHGLSVIVVQADGARYAAAQDPDVAGRTLETIAATGREALTEMRRMLGLLRAGDTGTRPQPRLDDVAVLVAEAQAAGEDVEATLPRPGATATMPAGVALTAYRVVQEALTNVRKHAGPGARTRVVVSVGTALEVLVEDDGRGAASDDDGGGLGLVGMRERVAVHDGTLTAGPRPGGGFRVSARLPL from the coding sequence GTGGACTCAGATCGGCAGCCGTGGCGGTTGGACGAGCGTCGCCGGCGCTGGTTCGACCTGGGGCTGATCGGCGTCCTGCTGCTGCCGGTGCCGCTGCTCGGCGTCTCGATCGGGCTCGCGAGCGCCGGTTTCTCGCTGGCCCAGATCGCCCCCCTCGCGGTGCGCCGACGGTGGCCGGTGGCCGTCTTCGCCGCGGTCGCCGTCGCCAGCGCGCTCCAGGCGCTCGTGATCGACGAGCCGGTGTGGGGCCAGGTCGCGTTCCCGGTCGCGGTCTACTCGGTGGCCCGCTTCTCCCGGGCCCTCCCCGCGGCCGTCGCGCTGGCGGTCGGGATCTGCGGGGCCATGGTGGCGTCGTACGACTGGCTGCTGGAGTTCGACCAGCTCACCCCCACGGCGTTCGTCTCCTACGTGCTCTTCATCGCAGCGATCGTCGCCACCGCCTGGGCGCTCGGCACCCTCGGCCGGACCCGCGCGGCCTACGTCGCCGCGCTCGTCGAGCGGGGCGAGCAGATCCGGCGCGAGGCGGCCCAGCAGATCGAGCTCGCCGCCGGGGACGAGCGCTCCCGGATCGCCCGCGAGATGCACGACGTGGTCGCGCACGGGCTGTCGGTGATCGTCGTGCAGGCCGACGGGGCGAGGTACGCCGCCGCGCAGGACCCCGACGTCGCCGGCCGCACCCTGGAGACCATCGCCGCGACCGGGCGCGAGGCGCTCACCGAGATGCGACGGATGCTGGGGCTGCTCCGCGCCGGCGACACCGGCACCCGGCCGCAGCCGCGGCTCGACGACGTGGCCGTGCTGGTCGCGGAGGCGCAGGCCGCCGGCGAGGACGTCGAGGCGACGCTGCCCCGGCCCGGTGCCACGGCGACGATGCCGGCGGGCGTCGCGCTGACGGCGTACCGCGTCGTCCAGGAGGCGCTCACCAACGTCCGCAAGCACGCCGGGCCCGGCGCCCGGACCCGGGTGGTGGTCAGCGTGGGCACGGCGCTCGAGGTGCTCGTGGAGGACGACGGCCGCGGCGCCGCCAGCGACGACGACGGCGGCGGACTCGGCCTGGTCGGCATGCGCGAGCGCGTCGCCGTGCACGACGGCACCCTGACCGCCGGACCCCGGCCGGGCGGCGGGTTCCGGGTGTCGGCGAGGCTGCCCCTGTGA
- a CDS encoding YdeI/OmpD-associated family protein produces MADLDELLVPDAAAWRSWLSEHHADSPGVWLVLTKKGGDVTALNRAAALDEALCFGWIDGQARSRDEATSYQRMTPRTARSRWSQINVGLVARLEAEDRMMPAGRAAVDAAKADGRWAAAYAPPSTAEVPADLAAAIAADPAAQAMFDVLTKTNRFALIVRLGAVKRAETRERKIGEFVAMLARQETVYPQKARPS; encoded by the coding sequence ATGGCCGATCTCGATGAGCTGCTCGTCCCCGACGCCGCCGCGTGGCGGTCCTGGCTGAGCGAGCACCACGCCGACTCGCCGGGGGTGTGGCTGGTGCTGACCAAGAAGGGCGGCGACGTCACCGCGCTCAACCGGGCCGCCGCCCTCGACGAGGCGCTCTGCTTCGGCTGGATCGACGGGCAGGCGCGCAGCCGCGACGAGGCCACGTCGTACCAACGGATGACGCCGCGGACCGCCCGCAGCCGCTGGTCGCAGATCAACGTCGGGCTGGTCGCCCGGCTGGAGGCCGAGGACCGGATGATGCCCGCCGGTCGGGCCGCGGTCGACGCGGCCAAGGCCGACGGTCGGTGGGCCGCGGCGTACGCCCCGCCCTCGACCGCCGAGGTCCCCGCCGATCTGGCGGCGGCGATCGCGGCCGACCCGGCCGCGCAGGCGATGTTCGACGTGCTGACCAAGACCAACCGTTTCGCCCTGATCGTCCGGCTCGGCGCGGTCAAGCGGGCGGAGACGCGGGAGCGGAAGATCGGGGAGTTCGTCGCGATGCTCGCCCGGCAGGAGACGGTCTACCCGCAGAAGGCTCGCCCGTCCTGA
- a CDS encoding DUF559 domain-containing protein, which produces MDWPDRPFKRTDLVDLGRSGTDLRRALRCAEVDQPLRGVYVAARLDDTLDLRARAAALAVSPHHVVTDRTAAWLHGIDAHVFAEHDAVPPVEVCALRGQEPTSRAGLDARSRDLAPADVMTLHGVRVTTPMRTALDLGCCLRRREAYAVLNAFAREHGLTRDDLRRELRRYGRRRGVVQLRELVELVDPRPESARESWTLLAIHDAGLPVPEPQVWIDVDGRPTYRLDLAYRRRRVCVEYDGHEAHSSDEQRAHDRARRQWLRDHGWTVIVVREGDFSDPGLDRWLDELRAALVPGYSNRRW; this is translated from the coding sequence ATGGACTGGCCGGACCGACCCTTCAAGCGCACCGACCTCGTCGACCTGGGCCGCAGCGGCACCGACCTGCGGCGTGCCCTGCGCTGCGCCGAGGTCGACCAGCCCCTGCGCGGGGTGTACGTCGCGGCGCGCCTGGACGACACCCTCGACCTGCGGGCCCGCGCCGCGGCGCTGGCGGTCAGCCCGCACCACGTGGTCACCGACCGGACGGCGGCGTGGCTGCACGGCATCGACGCCCACGTCTTCGCCGAGCACGACGCCGTACCACCCGTGGAGGTGTGCGCCCTGCGTGGGCAGGAGCCGACGTCGCGTGCCGGGCTCGACGCACGCTCCCGCGACCTGGCACCGGCGGACGTCATGACGCTCCACGGTGTCCGGGTCACGACGCCGATGCGCACGGCGCTCGACCTGGGCTGCTGCCTGCGGCGACGCGAGGCGTACGCCGTGCTCAACGCCTTCGCGCGCGAGCACGGGCTGACGCGCGACGACCTCCGCCGGGAACTGCGTCGCTATGGGCGCCGGCGCGGAGTGGTGCAGCTCCGCGAGCTCGTCGAGCTCGTTGATCCCCGGCCGGAGTCGGCACGCGAGTCCTGGACGTTGCTGGCCATCCACGACGCGGGTCTGCCCGTGCCCGAGCCGCAGGTGTGGATCGATGTCGACGGGCGTCCGACGTACCGCCTCGACCTCGCCTACCGTCGCCGCCGAGTCTGTGTCGAGTACGACGGCCACGAGGCCCACTCGTCAGACGAGCAGCGAGCCCACGACCGGGCTCGCCGTCAGTGGCTCCGCGACCACGGGTGGACGGTCATCGTGGTGCGGGAGGGTGACTTCTCAGATCCCGGCCTCGACCGCTGGCTCGACGAGCTCCGCGCGGCACTGGTGCCGGGGTACTCGAACCGTCGATGGTGA
- the nth gene encoding endonuclease III, which produces MPATPLPVKPDTSLVRRARKIDRVLAETYPDARCELDFDDPFQLLVVTVLSAQTTDKRVNAVRPTLFAAYPDAKAMAAADRATLEGIVGPLGFFRAKTESLLRLSAALVEEYDGRVPARLDDLVKLPGVGRKTANVVLGNAFDVPGITVDTHFGRLARRFGWTEETDPVKVEHAVGALFPKRDWTMLSHHLIWHGRRRCHSQKPACGACPVARWCPAYGAGPTDPEAAAKLVKTEGRA; this is translated from the coding sequence GTGCCCGCCACCCCCCTGCCCGTGAAGCCCGACACGAGCCTGGTCCGCCGGGCCCGCAAGATCGACCGGGTGCTCGCGGAGACCTACCCCGACGCCCGCTGCGAGCTCGACTTCGACGACCCGTTCCAACTGCTGGTCGTCACCGTCCTGTCGGCGCAGACCACGGACAAACGGGTCAACGCGGTGCGGCCGACGCTCTTCGCCGCCTACCCCGACGCCAAGGCGATGGCGGCCGCCGACCGCGCGACCCTGGAGGGCATCGTCGGGCCGCTCGGGTTCTTCCGCGCCAAGACCGAGTCGCTGCTCCGGCTCAGCGCCGCGCTGGTCGAGGAGTACGACGGCCGGGTGCCCGCCCGGCTCGACGACCTCGTCAAGCTGCCCGGCGTCGGCCGCAAGACCGCCAACGTCGTCCTCGGCAACGCCTTCGACGTCCCGGGCATCACCGTCGACACCCACTTCGGCCGGCTGGCCCGCCGGTTCGGCTGGACCGAGGAGACCGACCCGGTCAAGGTCGAGCACGCGGTGGGTGCGCTGTTCCCCAAGCGCGACTGGACGATGCTCAGCCACCACCTGATCTGGCACGGCCGACGCCGCTGCCACAGCCAGAAGCCCGCCTGCGGGGCGTGCCCGGTCGCGCGCTGGTGCCCGGCGTACGGCGCCGGCCCCACGGACCCGGAGGCCGCGGCCAAGCTGGTCAAGACCGAGGGACGTGCATGA
- a CDS encoding Crp/Fnr family transcriptional regulator, with the protein MDNDVLRQAPLFSALDDEAATALRASMAENRLRRGDVLFHEGDSGDKLYIVLDGKVKLGRTSSDGRENLLAILGPGQMFGELSLFDPGPRSATVTAVTDAAFASLSHEDLLRWLEGRPVVARGLLTQLAGRLRKANDVVADLVFSDVPGRVAKALLDLADRFGRTADDGVHVHHDLTQEELAQLVGASRETVNKALADFASRGWLRLEPRSVVIMDVERLARRAR; encoded by the coding sequence GTGGACAACGACGTACTGCGTCAGGCGCCGCTGTTCAGCGCCCTCGACGACGAGGCCGCGACCGCCCTGCGCGCTTCGATGGCCGAGAACCGGCTGCGCCGCGGCGACGTGCTCTTCCACGAGGGCGACTCGGGCGACAAGCTCTACATCGTCCTCGACGGCAAGGTGAAGCTCGGTCGCACCTCCTCCGACGGCCGCGAGAACCTCCTCGCGATCCTCGGCCCCGGCCAGATGTTCGGCGAGCTGTCGCTCTTCGACCCGGGCCCGCGCTCGGCGACGGTCACCGCCGTCACCGACGCCGCCTTCGCCTCGCTCTCCCACGAGGACCTGCTGCGCTGGCTCGAGGGCCGTCCGGTCGTCGCCCGCGGCCTGCTGACCCAGCTCGCCGGCCGGCTCCGCAAGGCCAACGACGTCGTCGCCGACCTCGTCTTCTCCGACGTCCCCGGCCGCGTCGCCAAGGCGCTGCTGGACCTCGCCGACCGCTTCGGCCGCACCGCCGACGACGGCGTGCACGTCCACCACGACCTCACCCAGGAGGAGCTGGCCCAGCTGGTCGGCGCCTCCCGCGAGACCGTCAACAAGGCGCTCGCCGACTTCGCCTCCCGTGGCTGGCTGCGTCTCGAGCCCCGCTCGGTCGTCATCATGGACGTCGAGCGGCTGGCGCGTCGGGCACGTTGA
- a CDS encoding NUDIX hydrolase has protein sequence MRIPLPPVPLPEKVVAAAQEYAAGRQTPVEPRDAATVVLMRPSEQGPEVYYMRRHVTMDFAGGMCVYPGGGVDPRDFDATVGWAGPSPAEWAARLHCDEETARALVAAAVRETFEESGVLLAGTSATTVVADTTGDDWEADRVALESRELAMTDFLNRRGLVLRTDLLGVWDAWLTPVFEPKRFRTWFFVALLPSGQLTRDVSSESSSVAWIPAGIAVDQADAGELALMPPTYLTSLEIGTHASPAEVFEVAAVRSVEMFTPDVEPLEDGWTLSMPDRLRPLLKERRR, from the coding sequence ATGCGGATCCCGCTACCGCCGGTGCCGCTGCCGGAGAAGGTCGTCGCGGCCGCGCAGGAGTACGCCGCCGGCCGCCAGACGCCGGTCGAGCCGCGTGACGCCGCGACCGTCGTACTCATGCGCCCCTCCGAGCAGGGGCCCGAGGTCTACTACATGCGCCGCCACGTGACGATGGACTTCGCCGGGGGCATGTGCGTCTACCCCGGCGGCGGCGTCGACCCGCGCGACTTCGACGCGACCGTCGGCTGGGCCGGCCCGTCGCCCGCTGAGTGGGCCGCGCGGCTGCACTGCGACGAGGAGACCGCCCGCGCCCTGGTCGCCGCGGCCGTGCGGGAGACGTTCGAGGAGTCCGGAGTGCTCCTCGCCGGCACCTCGGCGACGACCGTCGTGGCCGACACGACCGGCGACGACTGGGAGGCCGACCGGGTCGCCCTGGAGTCGCGCGAGCTGGCGATGACCGACTTCCTCAACCGGCGCGGGCTGGTGCTGCGCACCGATCTGCTCGGCGTCTGGGACGCGTGGCTGACGCCGGTCTTCGAGCCGAAGCGGTTCCGCACCTGGTTCTTCGTCGCGCTGCTGCCGTCGGGCCAGCTGACGCGCGACGTGTCGAGTGAGTCGTCGTCGGTGGCGTGGATCCCGGCCGGGATCGCGGTCGACCAGGCCGACGCCGGCGAGCTCGCGCTGATGCCGCCGACGTACCTCACCAGCCTGGAGATCGGCACCCACGCCTCGCCGGCCGAGGTGTTCGAGGTGGCGGCGGTGCGGAGCGTGGAGATGTTCACGCCGGACGTCGAGCCGCTCGAGGACGGCTGGACCCTCTCGATGCCCGACCGGCTCCGGCCGCTGCTGAAGGAACGGCGCCGGTGA
- a CDS encoding MBL fold metallo-hydrolase: MTPWSGGRYGDRAECLLAPNPGVMTLDGTNTWVLREPGAGPDQQRAVVIDPGPIEGGHLDRLVEETGAVGLVLLTHHHFDHSEVAVAFAEAKGCAVRAFDPAYCLGAEPVADGELLDVDGLALRVVETPGHTADSISLVLPAQKALLSGDMVLGRGTTVVAHPDGQLAPYFASIEKMRALVAAGEVESIWPAHGPVLEDAGAVLDHYLVHRRERLAQVETALRELGEPLTPELAEDDALPRRVVEVVYADVDESVWFAAELSVRAQLAYLASR, from the coding sequence GTGACCCCCTGGTCCGGCGGCCGCTACGGCGACCGCGCCGAGTGCCTGCTCGCGCCCAACCCCGGGGTGATGACGCTCGACGGCACCAACACCTGGGTGCTGCGCGAGCCGGGCGCCGGGCCCGACCAGCAGCGGGCGGTCGTCATCGATCCGGGCCCGATCGAGGGCGGCCACCTGGACCGGCTGGTCGAGGAGACCGGCGCGGTCGGGCTGGTGCTCCTCACCCACCATCACTTCGACCACTCCGAGGTGGCCGTCGCGTTCGCCGAGGCCAAGGGGTGCGCGGTCCGGGCCTTCGACCCGGCGTACTGCTTGGGGGCGGAGCCGGTCGCCGACGGCGAGCTCCTCGACGTCGACGGTCTGGCGCTGCGGGTCGTCGAGACGCCCGGCCACACCGCCGACTCGATCTCGTTGGTGCTGCCGGCGCAGAAGGCGCTGCTGTCGGGCGACATGGTCCTCGGTCGCGGTACGACGGTCGTCGCCCACCCCGACGGCCAGCTCGCCCCCTACTTCGCCTCGATCGAGAAGATGCGTGCCCTGGTGGCCGCCGGTGAGGTCGAGTCCATCTGGCCCGCCCACGGCCCGGTGCTCGAGGACGCCGGCGCGGTGCTCGACCACTACCTGGTGCATCGCCGCGAGCGGCTGGCCCAGGTCGAGACCGCGCTGCGCGAGCTCGGCGAGCCGCTCACCCCCGAGCTCGCCGAGGACGACGCCCTGCCCCGGCGCGTGGTCGAGGTCGTGTACGCCGACGTCGACGAGTCGGTGTGGTTCGCGGCCGAGCTGTCCGTCCGCGCCCAGCTGGCCTACCTCGCCTCCCGTTGA
- a CDS encoding FtsX family ABC transporter permease: MRTVLLASLRTHARRYVAAAVAIVIGVSFVVVTSALSSATKDGLVAGVGLPFRGSDSVVSELGADDAATVVRRAAEAGDSAAVLGYVTLPVTSDGGVVDQSADVAALADDAALRWQELRDGAWPTGPGQAVADLNDAKSNGLGIGDRVRIGAGARAVEVEVVGLVDSPAATAGAALYLPWSDVERWTSSLYVDGVAYAGDGAAAAARGTGAQVQPTGEFVQDRQAELTREVDVIAIVLLVFAAIALFVSVLVIANTFSILFAQRQRDLALLRCVGATRRQLLRSIRIEALALGAASAGLGLVAGTLLGHGLVAIARSQMPTGTMGSASVSPSWYAGAFVVGLLVTVIASWLPTRKVVRVSPLTALRPDTGVDVRTAGGLLRTSAGVLLVLAGAALLVAAMSGHDVVVMLAGGTLAFTGVLVLGPLLMPALVRAAGSLGRGTTARLATGNAVRNPRRTAATTASLLVGVTLTTAVLTGLASSRSAVAGDMDTSHPVDLTLTSTGAPLPATLLADVRATAGVHDAVALDGVPAQVEGIGELTLLASRPATDLVRDDTVVLPEPGVITLPYGVLPDGEVPARVEVTVDGRTERLRVATGDGWGEAGLVAPETLARLVANPLPRAVWVRADDAADTEDLAGDLGALATNADADLTDGLAERAWVELQLDILTGAVVALLGIAVVIALIGIGNTLGLSVLERARENALLRALGLTRRQLRRMLAAEAVLLSVVATVLGTAIGVVFAWVAVRTLVDPAVDDATVVLPGGQLAIVVLVAGVAGLLAGVLPSRRAAKVAPAAGLALD; the protein is encoded by the coding sequence ATGAGGACGGTCCTGCTCGCGTCGCTGCGCACCCACGCCCGTCGGTACGTCGCCGCCGCCGTCGCGATCGTCATCGGCGTCTCGTTCGTCGTCGTGACCAGCGCCCTCTCCTCGGCCACCAAGGACGGCCTGGTCGCCGGCGTCGGGCTGCCCTTCCGCGGGTCCGACTCGGTCGTCTCCGAGCTCGGCGCCGACGACGCAGCGACCGTCGTACGACGCGCCGCGGAGGCCGGCGACAGCGCGGCCGTGCTCGGCTACGTCACCCTGCCGGTCACCTCCGACGGCGGCGTCGTCGACCAGAGCGCCGACGTCGCGGCCCTCGCCGACGACGCCGCCCTGCGCTGGCAGGAGCTGCGCGACGGTGCCTGGCCGACCGGACCGGGTCAGGCCGTCGCGGACCTCAACGACGCCAAGTCCAACGGCCTCGGGATCGGCGACCGGGTACGGATCGGCGCCGGGGCCCGGGCCGTCGAGGTGGAGGTCGTCGGCCTGGTCGACAGCCCGGCCGCGACCGCCGGCGCCGCGCTCTACCTGCCCTGGTCCGACGTGGAGCGTTGGACGTCGAGCCTCTACGTCGACGGCGTCGCGTACGCCGGCGACGGCGCCGCTGCGGCTGCACGTGGCACGGGCGCACAGGTCCAGCCGACCGGCGAGTTCGTCCAAGACCGGCAGGCCGAGCTGACCCGCGAGGTCGACGTGATCGCGATCGTGCTGCTGGTCTTCGCCGCGATCGCGCTGTTCGTCTCGGTGCTGGTCATCGCCAACACGTTCTCGATCCTGTTCGCCCAGCGGCAGCGCGACCTCGCCCTGCTGCGCTGCGTCGGCGCGACGCGGCGCCAGCTGCTCCGCTCGATCCGGATCGAGGCGCTCGCGCTCGGCGCGGCCTCGGCAGGTCTCGGCCTGGTCGCCGGGACCCTGCTGGGCCACGGCCTGGTCGCGATCGCCCGCAGCCAGATGCCGACCGGGACCATGGGCAGCGCGTCCGTCTCGCCGAGCTGGTACGCCGGCGCGTTCGTCGTCGGCCTGCTCGTCACCGTGATCGCCTCCTGGCTCCCGACCCGGAAGGTCGTGCGGGTCAGCCCCCTGACCGCCCTGCGCCCGGACACCGGCGTCGACGTCCGCACCGCCGGTGGGCTGCTCCGCACGTCGGCCGGCGTGCTCCTCGTGCTCGCCGGCGCCGCGCTGCTCGTGGCGGCGATGTCCGGGCACGACGTGGTGGTGATGCTCGCCGGCGGGACGCTCGCCTTCACCGGCGTGCTGGTCCTGGGCCCGCTGCTGATGCCCGCCCTGGTCCGCGCCGCCGGGTCCCTCGGCCGGGGCACCACGGCCCGGCTCGCGACCGGCAATGCCGTGCGCAACCCCCGTCGTACCGCCGCCACGACGGCATCGCTCCTGGTCGGTGTCACCCTCACCACGGCCGTGCTGACCGGGCTCGCGAGCTCGCGCAGCGCGGTCGCCGGAGACATGGACACCTCGCACCCGGTCGACCTGACCCTGACCTCGACCGGGGCACCGCTGCCCGCGACCCTGCTCGCCGACGTCCGAGCGACCGCCGGGGTGCACGACGCGGTCGCGCTCGACGGCGTGCCCGCGCAGGTCGAGGGCATCGGGGAGCTCACCCTGCTGGCGTCCCGGCCGGCGACGGACCTGGTCCGCGACGACACCGTCGTGCTGCCCGAGCCTGGCGTGATCACGCTGCCGTACGGCGTGCTGCCGGACGGCGAGGTGCCGGCCCGGGTCGAGGTCACCGTCGACGGCCGCACCGAGCGGCTGCGCGTCGCGACCGGCGACGGCTGGGGTGAGGCCGGCCTGGTCGCGCCCGAGACCCTGGCGCGGCTGGTCGCGAACCCGCTGCCCCGAGCGGTGTGGGTGCGGGCCGACGACGCGGCCGACACCGAGGATCTGGCCGGCGACCTGGGCGCGCTGGCCACCAACGCCGACGCCGACCTCACCGACGGTCTCGCCGAGCGCGCGTGGGTGGAGCTGCAGCTGGACATCCTCACCGGTGCGGTCGTCGCGCTGCTCGGCATCGCGGTCGTGATCGCGCTGATCGGCATCGGCAACACGCTCGGGCTGTCCGTCCTGGAGCGGGCCCGCGAGAACGCGCTGCTCCGAGCGCTCGGCCTGACCCGCCGTCAGCTGCGCCGGATGCTGGCCGCGGAGGCCGTGCTGCTCTCGGTCGTCGCGACGGTGCTGGGCACGGCCATCGGCGTGGTGTTCGCCTGGGTGGCCGTGCGGACGCTCGTCGACCCGGCCGTCGACGACGCGACGGTCGTGCTGCCCGGCGGCCAGCTCGCCATCGTCGTCCTGGTCGCCGGGGTGGCCGGGCTGCTGGCGGGGGTGCTCCCGTCACGCCGGGCCGCGAAGGTCGCCCCCGCGGCCGGGCTGGCACTGGACTGA